The sequence GTGGATCGTTCACAAGGATTAAACATCACAAGTGTGAACTTTGGTTTCGCAAAAAGATTAAGTGTTCCTGATGATTTCTTTACCGTTTCTCATTCAATTGGGTTTCAATATTATGATTTAAATAATTATGATTATGGTTTATTCAACTTTAAAAACGGTAGTTCAAAAAACCTAAGCTATAATTTCAATTTAACTAGAGATAGTAGAGGTCAGAACCCGATATTTCCAAAATACGGATCATTGTTAAGTTTTGATGCTAAATTAACACCTCCATATTCTTTGTTTAATAAAATAGATTATGGTAACTTAGGCAACGAAAGAGAGTACAAAGTTAGAACTACTCAAATTCAAACAAATCCTAAAACAGGTGCAGATATTCCAATCGGAACGTATTTAGACAAGCAAGGATTACCTGTAGCAAATTGGGAAGATGCAGCACCTAATGAAGAAAAAATCGATCAAAAACGTTTTAATTGGTTAGAGTATTATAAAATCAATTTGAAAGCAGAATGGTATTCTAATTTATTTGCTGATTTAGTTTTAAAAACATCTGGACAATTCGGATTTTTAGGAGCTTATAATCAAGGTAGAGGTTTAATTCCTTTTGAAAGATATTATTTAGGAGGAAGTGGAATGATTAATTATTCAATGGATGGTAGAGAAAATATTGCATTGAGAGGTTACCCAGACAACTCTTTATCCCCAGTAAATTCAAATGGTGTTGATATTGGTGGAACTGTGTACAATAAATTTGCCCTAGAATTACGTTATCCTATAACACTTAAACAATCTATGAGTGCTTACGTATTAGGATTCTTTGATGCTGGTGCTTCTTATGCGTCATTCAAAAACTATAATCCGTTTAAGTTACAACGTGGAGCCGGAGCCGGAGTACGTGTACACATGCCAATGTTTGGTCTTTTAGGAATTGATTTCGGATATGGATTTGATAAGATTCCTGGAACAAATCAAAAAGGTGGCTATCAAGTACACTTTGTCTTAGGGCAACAGTTCTAATGGCACAATATTTGAAAAATAACATTTATGAAAAATTTTTTAGTTTCGATTCTTTTTCTTTCAGTTAGTTCATTTGTTTTCGGACAGAATGGCAAAACTGCTTATGTTGATATTTATCATATATTAAAAAAGAGTCCCGAATATACCGAGGCAAATTTGGAACTAGAAAAACGTGTCAAAGATTGGCAATCACAAATCAATAAGAAAAAAGCAGAAGTCACAAAAATGAAAGATGCTTTACTAACTGAACGCGCATTGTTAACAAGTCAGCTTATTGAAGAAAAAGAAGATGAAATCAGAATGGTTGAATCAGAACTTAATACGCTTCAACAAGAAAAATTTGGCACAGATGGTGATTATTTCAATCAACATCAGAATATATACAAACCTATTTTAGATCAAATTCATACGATAACAAATGATATTGCTGCTAAAAAGAAATATGATGTAGTCCTAGTAAAAGGAGATGGCAACACCATGCTTTATGCAAACAAGCGCAATGATATTACGGATCTTGTATTAAAAGAAATGGAGCGTAGCCGTACTCGTGGTAAATTATCTAAAAAAGAAATTGCTGATTTAGAAGCACAAGATAAAATTGCCGAAAGTAAAGAAAGACAACGTAACAAAAGAGATGAATTAAGAGAAAGACAAAAAGATATTGAATCAGGATTATTAAATCCATCAAATACAAACGAAAATAACCGCGAATCAAATCCGATTGGTCCTACTGAAACAGATGCTGAAAAAAGAAATAGAATCAACCAAGAACGAATCGCTGAAGCTAAAAAGAAACAAGAGGAAATTAGAGCTGCACAACTTGAAAAGATTGAAGCTCAAAAGTTAGCAATAAAAAAGAAACAAGAAGAATTAAAACTTGCTCGAGAAAAAGCAGCACAAGATGCATTAGATAGAAAAAACAATATTGGTCAAAAATCTAACAGCACTCAAAATTCTCAAAAAGAGATGACGGAAAAGCAGAAAGAAATGATGGAAGCTCGTCTACAAAAAGCTAAAGAAGCAAAAGAAAAAAGAGACCAATTGTTAGCCGAACGAAAATTAGCTGCTCAAAAACGCCAAGAAGAGGCTAAAAAACTTCAAGAAGAACGTATACAAAAAATGAAAGAAGATAAAGAAAAACGTTTGAAAGAATTAGAAGAAAGAAAGAAAAATAATTAAATATTAAATCAAAAACAATTAAATAGTACGATTAAAATGAGAAAATTAAAAAGTTTAGTAATTGCAGCAGTTTTATTTTTAGGAGTAAATTCAAATATGACAGCTCAAACAAAAGTTGCACATATTAATTTAAGTGAATTAATTCCTTTAATGCCAGAAGTTAAAGCTGCAAATGACCAAATAAAAAAATTAGCTGAAGGTTTTGATAAAGACTATAAAGCAATGACAACTGAATACCAAACAAAAGCTGAGAAATACAGTAAAGAAGCTCCAACAGCAGGTGACGCATTAAACGAAACCAGATCAAGAGAGTTACAAGAATTTGGTGTTAGAATTGAAAAATTTGAACAAACAGCACAAGCTGAATTACAAAAAAAGCAAGTTGAATTAAACACACCAATTTTAGAAAAAGCAAGATTAGCAATTCATAAAGTTGCTAAAGCTAAAGGTTACGAAATGGTTTTAGATTCAACTCCTGGAGCTGGAGTTATCATGGCAGACACAGGAGATATTTTCCAAGATGTTAAAGCTGAATTAAAAATAAAATAATATCCGTATAGATAAATATAAAACTGTCAGAAATGGCAGTTTTTTTTTATTTTTGTATTTATGAAAGAGTACAATCCCATTGGTTTATTTGATTCAGGAATTGGAGGAACAACAATTTGGAGAGAAGTAAACAAATTACTTCCTAATGAAGATACTATCTATTTAGCGGATAGTAAAAATGCTCCGTATGGTCAAAAAAGTAAAGAAGAAATTATTCATTTAAGTGAAAAAAATGTAGAGTTTTTACTTAATAAAAATTCAAAAATAATAGTTATAGCCTGTAACACCGCAACAACCAACGCTATTGATTATTTAAGAGCAAAATATAAAACTCCTTTAATTGGACTTGAACCAGCCATCAAACCCGCATCAAACCAATCAAAAACTGGCGTAATTGGCGTTTTAGCAACAAAAAGTACAATCGAAAGCGAATTGTTCCAAAAGGGCGTAAACACCTTTGAGAACACTGAAATAATCACTCAGATTGGCTATAATTTAGTTTCACTTATTGAATCTGGTCAAATAAATTCAAAAACAACAAAAAAATTATTAGAAGAGTATTTGAATCCGATGATTGAAAAAAATATCGACCAGCTTGTGTTAGGTTGTACACACTATCCATATCTGATTCCAATCATCAAACAAATAATACCTGATACAATTAAAATTATAGATTCAGGAGAAGCTGTAGCAAAACAAACAAAAAATATTTTAAACTCATTAAATCTATTAAACTTAACTAATATTCATCCTAAAAATGAATTTTTTATTAATACAGATTCATCAGTACTAAAATCTTTTTTACCTAATATAAATTCTGTTTATGAATTAGACTTTTAACAAAAAAATCTTCAAATTAATTTGAAGATTTTTTTTGTTATTGCCAACTTGAATACATGATGTAATTATTTGCGATTCGTTCGATTTCTCCTTTAAAATCGGAAGCTTCTAAATCTTTTACTTTTTTGGCTGGAATTCCAGCATAAATAGCATTAGATTCTAAAATTGAATTTTGAGTTACAACCGAACCTGCTCCGATGATTACATTACTTTTAACGATACAATTATCCATCACAATAGCCCCCATTCCGATTAAGACATCATCTTCTATAGTACAGCCATGAACAATTGCATTATGCCCGATAGAAACATTATTCCCAATTATTGTTGCGTGTTTTAAGTACGTACAATGAATAACTGCTCCATCTTGTATATTTACTTTGTTACCAATTTTTATTGCGTTTACATCGCCTCTTATTACAGCATTATACCAAACACTACACTGAATTCCGAATGTAACATCTCCAACTATAGTAGCATTTTCTGCCAAATAACAATCATCTGGAATCTTTGGAGTAATTCCGTTTATTTCTTTTATTAAAGCCATTTTATAATTAAATTAAAAAAATCCCGATAAATATCGGGATTTTATTTTATTAGAAGTTAACTGAAGGACAGCTACATTTATAACTTGAGTTTCTACATAAAAAATTAAACCCTAATGTTAATTGATGGAATCCACCCTTTTCGAATTTAACATCACCAAATTGATGAGAATAAGTATAACCTAACATCATGTTTTTATATTTTACACCAAGGATCGGAGAAACAGAATGATAGTATTGTTTTTTGGTCTCATCTGTTTTTACATATTCAGCACCGTCAAAAGCTGTACGATATGAAATACCTGCAAAGAATTGTCCGTTTGTAAACTCTTTGTACATTTTCATGTTTACATCTAACATTTTTTCGTTTGTTTTTTCAGTATATTGAAATAAAACAGAAGGTTCCCATGTAAAACCAGAATTACTATAAGTACCAAATACATAACCTGTAGAGAATAAATATTTTCTTAAGTTATCACTTTCTATATCAGAATAAATATCACTTTTTGTTGTAAAAGCATTTTTAACAGTTGCATGTGCATAAAAATCTAGATAATGGTATGACACACCAAAATCAGCCATAAAAGAAACATCCTTTTGATCTACTCCTCCATTAACTAAAGGATCAAATGTATTACCAAAACTAGATTCATCTAAAGTAGTTTGATTAACACCCGCACTAATACCAAATGAAAGTTGATTTAAATCATAATAACTTCTTGAGAAATTAATATGATGCGCGTACGTAAGTTTAGCTCCATACTGAGAATGATAACCATTTCTATCATTAAACGCAATAAAACCAACACCCGATTGTTCTCCAACTTTAGTATTAAAACTCAAAGTTTGTAATGCAGGGGATTTATCATTATCTGTCCATTGTTGACGAGCAGATAAACGAATTTTAGCACAATTCGCAGCTCCCGCCATAGATGGGTGAATTAGATAATAATTATCTGTTAAATAATCTGAATAAACAGATAGACCTTCTTGAGCTATACTAGCTTGAGAAATGAAAAGTGATGACACTAATAATAATAAAGGCTTTTTAAAAATATTCATTCGTTATCTTTTTAATGTAAAGTGACCTGTAGCTTCTTTTTGTAATCCTGTGTTTGGTTCAATATATTCAGCTTTAAACCAGTAATCTGTTGATGGTAATGGTTTGTTGTTAAACGTCCCATCCCATCCTTCACCTGCTGGACTTAATTGCTTTAATAATTTTCCTTGTCTGTCAAAGATATAAATTTTTGCTTCAGGTTGATCTTTTAATGCAAAAATATTCCAAGTATCGTTATATCCATCATTATTTGGTGTAAAGAATTTAGGATAATTCAACACATTTATAACTTTTGATGTTGCACATGCGTTTAATCCTTTTACTTTAACCCAGATAATATGTGTTCCTGGAGCAACATCTACAAAGATATTACTATCTTGATAAGCTCCTTCATCCATAGCATATTCCAATAATGTTCCTGGTGTAGCTGATGCTATAACTTCTACAACATTTGTTTCTGAGAATCCTTCACTTATTTTGATTTCATCTATAGAAACTGCCGGTGCTACTTGAACGTTTATCGTTTGTGTTACTGAACATCCTGTTTCATTTGACGTTACAGTAACTGTATAATTTCCTGCAGCTGTTGCTTCATGAGATGGTCCATTATTTGCTAATATATTACCATTTTGCATCCAAGTAAATGTGTACTGTCCTGCTGGTAATTCTGTATCCATTAAGTAACCATTTACTCTTCCTGTTCTGAAATCTGTACAAACATATCCGTTTGGTATTGGTTCAAAACTTGGAGCTTTACTCATTGTTACAAAGAACTGAACTGTTGCAGTACATAATTCCTCATTATCTAAATTAAACACTTCTGCAATTACTAACTGAGGATTACTTGTTATCGGGAATTGCGTTGATGATGATGCATTTCCTGCGTTGTAATTCGCCCAAGATGAATAATATCTCACTCCTAAATTTCCTGTTAAATTTTGTGTAGAGATAATTCCTGCATTCAATGTTGTGATATCAGCTGGTCCAAATCCATCATTTACACCATCTGTATCACAGAATGCTAAACTTACTGATGGTGGATATGCAAATACTTTTTCTTCAACTTTTAAATCTAGAGATGCTATTGAATAACATCCTGTAACTCTATGTTGAACTCGCACCCAAATTGTCTGTAAATATGCTGCTGCATTCGTATAAATATAAGGAATCGGTGCTGCTCCTAACAATGCTGCTGTTTCAGTTACATAATAACGAACATCAAAATTCGCTGGGTTTTGATTTCCTAAAACTTGTGGATCTTTATCGCGTAAGTCAAAAGTATAAATTCCGTCTGTATTCAATTCACATGCTAACAATGGCGTTAATGTTCCAATTGTTGGTAAAGAATTTACTATCAATTGTAATGGCACAATTACAAAACAACTTTCTGATAAGATAGTTGGTGTATTTGACACACGAACGTAAACTGTCATTGATCCTGTTAAGAAATCTTCTGGTGTACCAATAGCACCAACATTATTTATCGCTTCTTGTTCTGTTATAAAATATTTATATGTCAAAGTAGCGTTTCCATTACTTAGGTCTGGTTGTGCTAATCTTAAATCAAAGGATGCCTCTCCACTTCCTAAAGCTGTTTCACATTTTTGTAAAGCTGTTGGGGTTAAATTTGGTTCTGGTAATGGCAATACACGAATTGTCAATGTAGTATATGAAAAACATCCATGCATATTCTCTACTGAAACCCAAATTGTTTGTGGATTTGATGTATTTACATATGAAGTTGGATTGGTAATATGATTAAATCCTGCTTTTGCTTCTGCTTCATTTGTATAATATTTCAATGTTACTCCAAAAATTTGACCTTGCGTAATTTGACCTTGTCTCATTGTTAAGTCAAATGTTGTTTGTCCATCATTTGGTAAGCCGTTATCACACAATGCAATTGGTGATGGTAATCCTAATGGTAACGGTGTATTTACTACAACATTAAAACTTTTCACCTCAAAACATGACGTTGGATGTGCTGCATTCTGAACTCGTACCCAAATCGTTTGTGGATTTGATGTATTCAAATAAGTTTCTGGATTTGCAATCCAATTGGTTCCAACATTTGCTAAAACTAATGATGTAAAATAACGTACTTCATAAGTTCCTGGTATAGTTTGCGCTGCTAGAATCAATGGTGTTTGTTGTGCTAAATTGATCGGCGTTATTCCGTCAAATAAATCAGCATGAACATCACATGTTACTACATCTGGTAAAACTACTGGCATTTTAGGTGAAACTAATAAACGGAAAGTCACTTTGTAAACAGAGAAACATCCTGTTTGTGGATTTGTTGCTCTTACCCAAACTGATGGGTTTGATGGCTGTAAGTTATTATATGCTTCTGGTCCTAAAATAGGTAATACATTATTTTGTGCATTAGCTTGTGTTTCGAAATATTTCAATTCATATGCTGGTCCTCCATTTAAAAACTGCGCATTGTAACTTGTTAAATTTATTGTTCCAAAACTTGAATCTGTATTACTACAAACATCAATTGGTGCAATTGGAATATTCAATACTGGTATTGGTGTTACACGAATATCCATAGTTGTTGTTGTAAAACAACCTGTGCTTAAACGCTGTACACGAACATGTAAAGTTTGAACATTTTGTACAACATTTTGATATGGTGATGCCAATGGATTTGATCCTGAATTTGCATCTGCTAATGAATAATGGAAAGTTACTTGTAACCCTGTTTGTGAACCAGTTATTACTGGTATTTTACTCGCTAAATCAAAAACTTGGAATCCATCAAAATTATCATCACATAACGAATATGTTGCTACTGGATTTGCAACTACTGGCGTTGGATCAGTAATTAAAACTAGCCTAACAACTTTTGCGCATTCTTGTCCAATACCTTCAACTCTAACAAAAACTATATTTGAAGTTAAATTTGAATAACTCGCTGGGTTTGTAATATCATTAGTCCCTGCATTAGCATTTACTTCATTAGTATAATAAGTTACAATATAATCTAATGGATCTAAACCGTTTAAAATCTCAGCTTTTTTAGAAGTCAAATCAAAATCTGCAATCCCGTTATTATCAGAATCACAAACATGTAAAGGTGTTGGATTTGAAATATTAGGAGTTGGTTTCACTTTCAACATAATTGGCATTGTAGCGAAACATTTAGAATTAATTCGTGTTACCCTAACATAAATTGTTTGATTATTAGCAACAGTATTTTGATAAGCGCCAATATCTTGAATCTTATTAGCATTATTATTAGCATCAGCTAAAGTTTCATGATAAGTTATAAGTAAATCAGCAGGAACTGGATTCTCTGTAACTATAATTGTCGTTGGAATTAAATTAAAAACAGCAAATCCATCGTTGTTAACATCACAAACTTCTAACGGAGCGACAGGTGCTAAAACAGGCGCTTCAACAATCTGTAAAGGTTGTGTAACAATTATGTAACATCCTGTTTGCTGATTAATAACTCTAATAAAAATATCTCCTTGTGGTCCAGAATAAATCAAAGGCAAACTTGTAGCAACATCACCAATTTCAGCCTCAGCATAAGTTCTATAATATTGTAATGCGATATTAGTTTGATCTCCAACAATTGCATTTTGATTAATACTCAAGTCAAAAGTAGCAAAACCTGCTGTGTAAACTTCACATGACCTTAATACTTCTGGAGTATTAACCACTGGTAAATCGTATAAATATAAATTAAATGATTGAATTCCAAAAATTTCAACATCACTATCATCTTGTACTCTTACCCAAATTGTCTCGCCATCTGTAGCTGTATAATTTGATATAAGATTATTATCTATTGGATTTGTTTGCAATTGTGCATCCTCCTCTGAGTGATAGAAAGTAACTGTATATCCAATAATTCCGTGATAAACTAAATTTTTATATGGATTAAAATCAAATGAGTTTGGTTGCGCACCAATACATACAGACATATCTGGCAAATGCTCTAATTGTAAAGTACAATTATCTAAAGCAATAGTAAAAGATTCAACTCTTGAACATGGTATTGTTAATCCTGTAATACGAACCCAAATTGTTACAGGTTCTGTATCATTATTATCAAATAAATATGTTGATGAAATCGAATTTTCATTATTCTTAGCATCTTCTTCAGTTAAGAAATAACTAAAAATAACAGGCTCATTAGTAACGCCTTCTTCAGAATCTTTTAAATTAAAGATAGTTGAAGCTCCAATTGTTGGACAAGAATTTAGATTTTTAGGTAAATTAGAAATCTCCAACTCATCAAAAAATTCTATCAGAACTGGTTCAGGATTTTGTTCACAAGCCCCGAAAATGGCAGTAATCATCACACCATACAGACCCGCCTCTGTTACTGTATAAGTTGCTCCTGTAGCTCCTGGTATCAGTTCACCATCTTTAGTCCATTGAAACAAATATTGATCTGGATTTAAACCAGTTGATAATTCATATTCTTCTTCAGCACACATTGCTGAACCATCTACTTTAAGACGATTTTCACCTAAATTAGGCATTCCAATATCAAAACTTCCACCTTCAATAAAAACTGCAGAATCTAAGATAAAATCTGTTCTATCTTGAATAACCAGCTTGATATGATAAAGTACACCAGCCGAAACTTCTGAAGCCGCTGTCAACTTAACCGTTTGTCCACTATAATTCAAAACTGAATTTGGATCTCCTTGATTGAATGACCCGAAATACTCAACATTTTCAGATTCACAACCATCATTATATTGACTATCTCTAATTGTAACTACAGAAACAGGTATATTTGTACCAGGAAGTAAAGCTAAATTAGTAACTTCACCAGTTTCAGTATTGGTAAGAAAAAAAGCAAATGAATCTGAAAAAAAACATTGAGCTCCACCATATTCTTGAGAAGCAAATAAGAAATTAAAGCTCATCTCATCTGTAAATGGTCTAAAATCGAACTCAATCACAGAAGCATTATGATAATTTGCAGTTTCTTGAAAATAATCATTCATATAATTAGTAAGCTGAGTATCTGCAACCCAAGCGGCATTACCATTGTTTTGAGACGAAGAACCGTATGGTCCAGGCGCACTCATTGCAGCTCCAGAAGATAAAACGATTCCAGAAGCCATTGGAAAATTTGGATTTGTATTAGTAAAAGAACCAATACTATTTACTGACCCAAACTGATTTCCATTTTTCCATGTAATATTTGTAATTTCAGCACAAGGAGTATTAATTAATACTTCTGTGATTAACTCCTCAACTGTATATTGCGTTGTACTAACTGTAATTGGCTGGGAAATACCCCAAAAGCAAGACAAGAGCATACATAACAACAAGTACTTTTTCATAAATTTATACGGGTTAGTTTATTTATGGTAATTTTAAATTAAACAAATGTTAATTTTTCGTTTAAATTCCAAATATAAATAATCAATCCATATTTCTTTGTTAATTTTGAAAAAAATCTTAAAAAATGTTTAAAGTCAATATAAAAGAAACGCAAAACCCTGCAATTCTTAAATTCGAATTCCCAGATTTCTTAACTTACGGAGCTAATTTTGAATATAAAAACATCGATGAAACCGAAAATTCGCCTTTAGCCAAAAAATTATTTTACTTACCATTTGTAAAAACAGTTTATATTTCTGGTAATTTCATTGCAATTGAACGTTTTTCAATTGTTGAATGGGCAGACGTTCAAGATGCTGTTGCTGAAGAAATTGAAAAATTTATTACAGATGGCGGTAAAGTTTTAATCGAAACAGAAAATAGTCAAAACAAAAAAATCCCAGTTACGGTTTACGGAGAAACTACTCCAAATCCAGCAGTTTTAAAATTTGTCGCAAACAAAAAACTTACAAAAACTGCAATCGAATTTAAAAACATTGACCAAACTGACGTTTCTCCTTTAGCTAAAGAATTATTTAAATTTCCGTATGTAAAAGAAGTTTTTATCGATGAGAATTATGTTTCAATTTCAAAATACGATTCTTACGATTGGAACGACATCACTATTGAAGTTCGTAGTTTCATCAAAAACTTTATCGAAAATGGTGGTACTGTAATTGAAGAAGATTTGATTGTTAAAACAGAAGTTCACGAAAAAAATCAAGAAGAATACTTCGACAAACTAGATGTAACTTCTCAACAAATCATTAATATTTTAGAAGAATATGTTAAACCAGCAGTTGCTGCTGATGGCGGAAACATTTCGTTTAATAGTTATGACGATGCTACAAAACGTGTTTCTGTAACTTTACAAGGTGCTTGTAGCGGATGTCCTTCATCTACTTTTACACTTAAAAACGGCATTGAAAATATGTTACGTCAGATGTTAAACGACAACGACATTATTGTAGAAGCAAACAACGGTTAAAAATCAAACGTTCACTAAACCAAGTGAACGTTTTTTTATTTAATTCTTAAGTGTATTTTTACAACAATTATTTAATCCACAAATGAATCAACTAAAAAACGCACATTCGCCCTATTTACTTCAACATGCCGAAAATCCAGTACACTGGAAATTTTGGAACAACGAATCTTTAGAACAAGCTCTGAAAGAAAACAAACTACTCCTTATAAGTATTGGATATTCTGCTTGTCATTGGTGCCATGTGATGGAACATGAATGTTTTGAAGATTTTGATGTTGCAGAAGTAATGAACAATCATTTTGTTTCGATAAAAATTGACCGTGAAGAACAACCCGAAGTTGATGCTATATACATGAAAGCACTTCAGTTGATGACAAAACAAGGCGGTTGGCCATTAAATATTGTTGCACTTCCGAACGGAAAACCAGTTTGGGGAGCAACTTATGCCAGCAAAAGTCAATGGATTGAAGTATTAACTCAATTATCCGATTTATATAAAAATGACCCAGAAAAAATGGTCGATTATGCAGACAAACTTTTAAATGGAATTGAAATAATAAGTAACACCGATGAGTTACCTAAAAGTGAATCGTCGTTTAATTTAAATCATTTGATTCAGAAATGGAGTAAAAGTTTTGATTGGGAATATGGTGGATATGCACGAGCACCAAAATTCATGATGCCTAGCAATCTCGAATTTCTTCAAGACTACGGTTTTTTAACCAATGATAAAAACATCTTAAATTTTGTAGATTTAAGCTTAACTAAAATGGCTTGGGGTGGTCTTTTCGATACCATTCATGGTGGCTTTAGTCGATATTCTGTAGATGTAAAATGGCATATCCCACATTTCGAAAAAATGTTATATGACAATGCTTTACTTTTAAAAGTTTACTCAGATGCTTATAAACGTACACAAAACAATCTTTACAAAGAAGTTATTGAAAAGACAATTCAGTTTTTAAAAGATGAATTTTTAAATACTCAAGGTGGATTTTATGCTGCGTTCGATGCAGATTCGTTAACTCCAGAAAACAAATTAGTTGAAGGTGCTTATTATAGTTGGAAAATTGAAGAATTAAAAACAATTTTAAAAGATGATTTTAATCTATTTTCAGAAGTTTTTAATATCAATGATTTCGGCTATTGGGAAGATGATTTTTATGTTTTGATTCAAAATAAAGAACTTGATAAAATCGCAGAAGAAGCTAATATTACATTTGAAGTCTTAATCGAAAAGAAAAAAAACTGGGAAACGCTTTTAAAAACATATCGAGACAAAAGAAATAAACCAAGACTTGATGATAAAATCATAACCTCGTGGAACGGAATGCTTTTATCTGGATTAGTTCATGCAAATAGTATTTTAAAAGACATTGAAATAGAAGAAACAATTTATAATTTAGAATCGTTTATTTCAAATCATTTAACCAAAGAAGATTATAATTTAGGTCATGTTTACAAAAACGATAATTTATACATCGATGGTTTGTTTGAAGATTATGCATTTG comes from Flavobacterium sp. I3-2 and encodes:
- a CDS encoding OmpH family outer membrane protein, with the protein product MKNFLVSILFLSVSSFVFGQNGKTAYVDIYHILKKSPEYTEANLELEKRVKDWQSQINKKKAEVTKMKDALLTERALLTSQLIEEKEDEIRMVESELNTLQQEKFGTDGDYFNQHQNIYKPILDQIHTITNDIAAKKKYDVVLVKGDGNTMLYANKRNDITDLVLKEMERSRTRGKLSKKEIADLEAQDKIAESKERQRNKRDELRERQKDIESGLLNPSNTNENNRESNPIGPTETDAEKRNRINQERIAEAKKKQEEIRAAQLEKIEAQKLAIKKKQEELKLAREKAAQDALDRKNNIGQKSNSTQNSQKEMTEKQKEMMEARLQKAKEAKEKRDQLLAERKLAAQKRQEEAKKLQEERIQKMKEDKEKRLKELEERKKNN
- a CDS encoding OmpH family outer membrane protein, producing the protein MRKLKSLVIAAVLFLGVNSNMTAQTKVAHINLSELIPLMPEVKAANDQIKKLAEGFDKDYKAMTTEYQTKAEKYSKEAPTAGDALNETRSRELQEFGVRIEKFEQTAQAELQKKQVELNTPILEKARLAIHKVAKAKGYEMVLDSTPGAGVIMADTGDIFQDVKAELKIK
- the murI gene encoding glutamate racemase, which translates into the protein MKEYNPIGLFDSGIGGTTIWREVNKLLPNEDTIYLADSKNAPYGQKSKEEIIHLSEKNVEFLLNKNSKIIVIACNTATTNAIDYLRAKYKTPLIGLEPAIKPASNQSKTGVIGVLATKSTIESELFQKGVNTFENTEIITQIGYNLVSLIESGQINSKTTKKLLEEYLNPMIEKNIDQLVLGCTHYPYLIPIIKQIIPDTIKIIDSGEAVAKQTKNILNSLNLLNLTNIHPKNEFFINTDSSVLKSFLPNINSVYELDF
- a CDS encoding gamma carbonic anhydrase family protein, with protein sequence MALIKEINGITPKIPDDCYLAENATIVGDVTFGIQCSVWYNAVIRGDVNAIKIGNKVNIQDGAVIHCTYLKHATIIGNNVSIGHNAIVHGCTIEDDVLIGMGAIVMDNCIVKSNVIIGAGSVVTQNSILESNAIYAGIPAKKVKDLEASDFKGEIERIANNYIMYSSWQ
- a CDS encoding type IX secretion system membrane protein PorP/SprF, with amino-acid sequence MNIFKKPLLLLVSSLFISQASIAQEGLSVYSDYLTDNYYLIHPSMAGAANCAKIRLSARQQWTDNDKSPALQTLSFNTKVGEQSGVGFIAFNDRNGYHSQYGAKLTYAHHINFSRSYYDLNQLSFGISAGVNQTTLDESSFGNTFDPLVNGGVDQKDVSFMADFGVSYHYLDFYAHATVKNAFTTKSDIYSDIESDNLRKYLFSTGYVFGTYSNSGFTWEPSVLFQYTEKTNEKMLDVNMKMYKEFTNGQFFAGISYRTAFDGAEYVKTDETKKQYYHSVSPILGVKYKNMMLGYTYSHQFGDVKFEKGGFHQLTLGFNFLCRNSSYKCSCPSVNF